In one Mastacembelus armatus chromosome 19, fMasArm1.2, whole genome shotgun sequence genomic region, the following are encoded:
- the LOC113135772 gene encoding hydroxycarboxylic acid receptor 2-like: MPMEQTEISIWTTPSPGGGGGGAGGGCPPVGIQLEGLIMPPVLTIDVILGLLGNIIALWIFCFKMKSWNPNVLFLFNLVIADFLALVSLPLRIDALLRGHWVFGDGMCRINLFLMFSNRSASIALMTVVAIYRYFKVVHPHHRFNRMTKQQAVYVSLFVWVLVIGPRVPMLAYNHIKIAGNNTQCFFFTSYKEASRAIIILVAMHRILTVLEFIIPLAMLLFCTIRISRFLKERQMGKADKVKKAMRVCAAIVAVFMVCFLPTTVTTIGVWVIRSFRPWDCSAFYTFTQLNIVSLCLNFLNSALDPIIYVFSSSLFRKSLCSSLPRALRCGQEASDGEKTTSSSGTQSTQQELKSLRTDRGSGAM; this comes from the exons ATGCCAATGGAGCAAACTGAGATTTCAATCTGGACGACCCCGAGCCCGgggggtggtggagggggtgCAGGTGGAGGCTGCCCACCAGTTGGGATTCAGCTGGAGGGCTTGATCATGCCCCCAGTCCTCACCATTGATGTGATACTGGGGCTGCTGGGAAACATAATCGCCCTGTGGATCTTCTGCTTTAAGATGAAATCCTGGAACCCCAATGTCCTGTTCCTCTTCAACCTGGTCATTGCAGACTTCCTGGCTCTGGTGAGTCTGCCGCTGAGGATCGATGCCTTGCTCAGGGGCCACTGGGTGTTTGGGGATGGCATGTGTCGGATCAACCTGTTCCTGATGTTTTCCAACCGCTCGGCCAGCATCGCACTCATGACCGTGGTGGCGATTTATCGCTACTTCAAG GTGGTGCACCCTCACCATCGCTTCAACCGTATGACCAAGCAGCAGGCTGTGTACGTGTCGCTGTTTGTGTGGGTGCTGGTGATCGGACCTCGGGTTCCCATGCTGGCTTACAACCACATCAAGATCGCTGGCAACAACACCCAGtgcttcttcttcacctcctaCAAAGAGGCATCGCGGGCCATCATCATCCTGGTGGCAATGCACCGGATCCTGACGGTGCTGGAGTTCATCATCCCGCTGGCcatgctgctgttctgcacCATCCGGATCTCCAGGTTCCTGAAGGAGAGGCAGATGGGAAAGGCGGACAAGGTGAAAAAGGCGATGCGAGTGTGTGCCGCCATTGTGGCGGTGTTCATGGTGTGCTTCCTCCCCACCACAGTGACCACCATCGGGGTGTGGGTCATCCGCTCGTTCCGCCCCTGGGACTGCTCCGCCTTCTACACCTTCACCCAGCTCAACATCGTGTCTTTGTGCCTGAACTTCCTGAACTCGGCGCTGGATCCCATCATCTACGTCTTCTCCAGCTCCTTGTTCAGGAAGAGCCTGTGCAGCTCCCTTCCCCGCGCCCTGCGCTGCGGCCAGGAAGCCAGCGATGGCGAGAAAACCACATCGTCCTCTGGAACTCAGTCGACCCAGCAGGAACTGAAGTCCCTGAGGACTGACAGAGGCAGCGGAGCCATGTGA
- the LOC113135771 gene encoding neoverrucotoxin subunit alpha-like produces MTSDNIEVVAALGRPFTLGMLYDARRDEIIPGIMPWDEETVQKYTKECDHHGSEFKVFTSDSMEEKSFLLDVGASLKLSFYGGLIEVGGSAKYLNDKRKSHNQSRVTFQYKATTSFKKLSKILDVARNTDQINHVKGLATHVVTGILYGANAFFVFDSEKLDTSSIQDVQGNMEAVIKKIPSFSIEGEANVKLTDEEKALIDKFSCKFYGDFILDSNPTTFVDAVKTYQQLPKLLGKSGERSVPLKVWMLPLKTVAPDAAKVMSVISIGLVRKAGDVLEDVKELEIRCNDCLEDAVVNSFPQIQKKVKRFQNLCKDYAAAVQEEIAKKLPSIRAGDEDESSLRKVFKDRKRSPFSQENLSSWMDSVEREINIISSCVQMMEGVKIVPNQSELDKKILDPGVEEVFSFVFTSLETADPFHQKLADYVDHLEPQSPGGVKIPKQDQWCFSDEVTTKMREKAKVFSEFVKGQKSNSRICFLVAAITNEKHKGGSIYHYNDSSLVTDDFSKPEVPDVMNITDRRDLMCYACDLTLDPNSAQNNLILSEGNKKATHGVSQSYPDHPDRFDVFHQVMCKEELTGRHYWEVEWSSGESEDVAVGVSYRGMWRKGYGDGCRLGYNVMSWCLGHRWNPPNPTLYAEHDKKATYQPVPSSGFCQVGVYLDWPAGTLSYYKVSANTLTHLHTFSTTFTEPVCPCFMIWCDKNYVFLPL; encoded by the exons ATGACTTCAGATAATATAGAAGTGGTGGCAGCTCTGGGTCGTCCTTTTACCCTGGGGATGCTCTATGATGCAAGAAGAGATGAAATCATTCCAG GCATCATGCCGTGGGATGAGGAAACTGTACAGAAGTACACAAAGGAGTGTGATCATCATGGCAGTGAGTTTAAAGTCTTTACGTCTGACTCCATGGAAGAAAAGTCCTTCCTGCTGGATGTTGGTGCTTCCCTGAAACTCAGTTTTTATGGTGGACTGATTGAAGTTGGAGGATCTGCCAAGTATCTGAATGATAAGAGGAAATCCCACAATCAGAGCAGGGTGACGTTTCAGTACAAGGCCACCACCTCCTTCAAAAAGCTGTCAAAGATTCTTGATGTAGCCAGAAACACCGATCAAATAAATCATGTTAAGGGCTTAGCCACACATGTGGTCACCGGAATCCTGTATGGAGCAAatgctttctttgtgtttgacagTGAGAAGTTGGACACCAGCAGCATTCAGGATGTCCAGGGCAACATGGAAGCTGTGATAAAGAAGATCCCCTCATTTAGCATTGAGGGTGAAGCCAACGTGAAGCTGACTGATGAAGAAAAAGCTCTGATTGATAAATTTTCCTGCAAATTCTATGGAGATTTCATTCTGGACAGCAACCCCACAACATTCGTAGATGCAGTGAAGACCTACCAGCAACTCCCAAAGCTCCTGGGAAAATCAGGTGAGCGTAGTGTTCCATTGAAGGTCTGGATGCTGCCACTGAAGACTGTGGCTCCAGATGCTGCCAAGGTAATGAGTGTGATCAGCATTGGACTTGTGAGGAAGGCTGGAGATGTTCTGGAAGATGTTAAGGAGTTGGAAATAAGATGCAATGATTGTCTGGAGGACGCAGTCGTCAACAGTTTCCCACAGATTCAGAAAAAGGTCAAGAGGTTCCAAAACCTGTGTAAGGACTACGCAGCAGCAGTCCAAGAGGAGATAGCAAAGAAACTTCCCTCGATCAGAGCAGGTGATGAAGATGAGAGCTCACTAAGAAAagtctttaaagacagaaagaggtcACCTTTCAGTCAGGAAAACCTCAGCAGCTGGATGGATTCTGTAGAGAGAGAGATCAACATCATCAGCTCTTGTGTACAGATGATGGAGGGAGTGAAGATCGTCCCAAATCAGTCTGAACTGGACAAAAAGATTCTTGATCCAGGTGTAGAGGAAGTTTTCTCCTTTGTCTTCACCTCCCTGGAAACTGCTGACCCCTTCCATCAGAAACTGGCCGACTATGTGGATCACTTAGAACCACAGAGTCCTGGAGGGGTCAAAATACCCAAACAGGACCAGTGGTGCTTCTCAGATGAAGTGACGACCAAGATGAGAGAAAAGGCCAAAGTTTTCAGTGAGTTTGTCAAAGGTCAGAAGAGCAACAGCAGAATCTGTTTCCTTGTTGCAGCCATTACAAATGAGAAGCACAAAGGAGGGAGCATCTACCACTACAACGACTCCTCCCTCGTTACCGATGATTTCTCAAAGCCTGAGGTCCCTGATGTAATGAATATAACAGACAGGAGAGATTTAATGTGCT ACGCCTGTGATCTCACCCTGGATCCAAACTCAGCACAGAACAACCTCATTCTGTCTGAGGGGAACAAGAAGGCGACACATGGTGTGAGTCAGTCATATCCTGACCATCCTGAcagatttgatgtttttcatcagGTCATGTGCAAAGAGGAGCTCACTGGGCGCcattactgggaggtggagtggagcaGTGGTGAGAGTGAAGATGTTGCTGTGGGTGTGAGCTACAGAGGAATGTGGCGGAAAGGCTACGGTGACGGGTGCAGGCTGGGCTATAATGTCATGTCCTGGTGTTTGGGCCACAGGTGGAATCCACCAAACCCTACTCTGTATGCAGAGCATGATAAGAAGGCCACATATCAGCCTGTCCCCTCTAGTGGCTTCTGCCAGGTGGGAGTGTACCTGGACTGGCCTGCAGGCACCCTGTCCTACTACAAAGTGTCAGCAAACACACTGACCCACCTTCACACCTTCTCCACCACGTTCACTGAGCCTGTTTGCCCATGCTTCATGATTTGGTGTGATAAAAACTATGTGTTCCTGCCCCTGTAA